A window of Bradyrhizobium diazoefficiens genomic DNA:
CGCGTGCATCACGGTCTCGACCGCGAGCTCGGAGGCCTGCACCTTCAGAAGCGTGATCGAGGACTGGAAGTCGAGCGAGCCGAGGGCGCGCTCGTCGTGCTCGGCGCGGGCAAAGGCATCGATATTCGCCGATAACAGCGCGCGCAGTTTTGCCAGCGACATCTTGGCGGCGGTGAAATGCGCTGCGGCCGGCGGCATCTGGCCGCCGGAGCTGCGGGCCGCCTTGCGGATGAAGGCCTGCGCGCGGGTCACGGCTGCGGCGGCGATGCCGGCCCAGGCTGACGACCAGCACAGATGCGCGTACGGCGTCATGGTCTGGGCGTGGATCTTGTCATACGATTCAGGGAAGACACGGTCGGCAGGGCAATCGACCTTCAGTTCGAAGCCGGTCGAGCAGGTGCCACGCATCCCGAGCGTTTCCCAGCCCAGCGTCCGCTTCAGCGAATAATCGTCCTTGGCGAGAGCCAGCAACACCTGGTCGGAGGCGGCGGCATCGGTGGCGCGGCGGGCGATGGTGACGAGGCCGTCGGCTTCGGCGCCGTAGGAGATCACGGTGGCGTCGCGCATCAGCGAAACGGTGTCACCGGCGTGGTCGATGGCGGCGGCGCTGGCGCGGATGTTACCGCCGTTCTGGCCTTCGGTGGTGGAGGAGGCGAGCAGCCATTGGTCGCGGGCGACCCTGCGCATCATGGTTTCCATCCAGGGGATGCCGTGGCCGTGCCTGACGACGCAGGCAACCTTGGTCTGGTGCATCGCGTAGATCATCGCGGTCGAGGCGCAGGCGCGTCCGAGCGTGTAGCAGATGTCGGTGACGTCGTAGATGGAGGCGCCGAAGCCGCCGAACTCGACCGGGATCATGACGCCGAGCAGCTTCTGCTCGCGGGCGACCTCGAAAGCCTTGTGCGGGAAACGGGCGTCGCGATCGACGTCGTCGGCGTCGGCCGCCGCCGCAGCGGCGGTCCGGGCGGCGCGCTCGGTCAGGGAAGCACCCTGCTCCAGCAAGCTCGCCTGCGTTTCGTCGACAGTGAGGACTGCTTCACGTACGTTCATACTCGTCCGCCTCCGGCTTGCCGTTCGAGATCGCCGGCATTCGCGATGCCGCGTAAGCGATCTTCCGGTCATCTTTGCTTGTGAGACGAGGCTACGGATTTAATTCAAATTGGTCGATGAAATAGAGGGTAAACAAACTCCAATTCCGAACGGACAGTTAAGGCCCGGTTGGTTGCATCTGCCGATTTTCCGGCATCGCGTTAGGACTCTGGAAGAAGCCCTGAATTCCAGACAATCCGAGTCATCGTTTACTAAGAATCGCGAAGTAATGGTGCTCTCCATTGCGGGACCGGCGCGCCGCGCCCATCGTAGCCGGAAGCCGGTCCGACC
This region includes:
- a CDS encoding acyl-CoA dehydrogenase family protein, with product MNVREAVLTVDETQASLLEQGASLTERAARTAAAAAADADDVDRDARFPHKAFEVAREQKLLGVMIPVEFGGFGASIYDVTDICYTLGRACASTAMIYAMHQTKVACVVRHGHGIPWMETMMRRVARDQWLLASSTTEGQNGGNIRASAAAIDHAGDTVSLMRDATVISYGAEADGLVTIARRATDAAASDQVLLALAKDDYSLKRTLGWETLGMRGTCSTGFELKVDCPADRVFPESYDKIHAQTMTPYAHLCWSSAWAGIAAAAVTRAQAFIRKAARSSGGQMPPAAAHFTAAKMSLAKLRALLSANIDAFARAEHDERALGSLDFQSSITLLKVQASELAVETVMHAMRTAGLSGYRNDGEFTMGRHLRDVLSSPIMINNDRILANATTSTLMSGVPTSLHD